From Paracoccus suum, the proteins below share one genomic window:
- a CDS encoding enoyl-CoA hydratase/isomerase family protein, translated as MTEDIMIRRDRRAGRITLNRPAALNALSHQMALSIAAALTEWQDDPEIALVIIDAAGERAFCAGGDIAALWHAATAGDHEVGRRFFADEYRMNAQIANYPKPVVAFMQGFVMGGGVGVGGHASQRIVGDSTQVAMPECGIGLIPDVGGSWLLARAPGRIGEYLGLTGARLGPGDAIHAGFADRYIPEGEWPAAIDRLAESGDVGTLPQHPAPPAPLEGADLSAFGGAQVADITAALADAGNEGALTPLRRNSPLSMATALAMIRAARGDRRIEQSLAREYRFSHRATAQADFVEGVRAQIIDKDRKPAWAAPSDRAAVDAMLAPLGTRELDWQRDEG; from the coding sequence GCTGAGCCATCAGATGGCCTTGTCGATCGCCGCGGCCCTTACCGAGTGGCAGGACGACCCGGAAATCGCGCTTGTGATCATCGACGCCGCGGGCGAGCGCGCCTTCTGCGCCGGCGGCGATATCGCCGCACTCTGGCACGCCGCCACGGCCGGCGATCACGAGGTTGGCCGTCGCTTTTTCGCCGACGAATACCGCATGAACGCGCAGATCGCGAACTACCCCAAGCCCGTCGTCGCCTTCATGCAGGGCTTTGTCATGGGTGGTGGCGTCGGCGTCGGCGGCCATGCCAGCCAGCGGATTGTCGGCGACAGCACGCAGGTCGCCATGCCCGAATGCGGCATCGGCCTGATCCCCGATGTCGGCGGCAGCTGGCTGCTGGCCCGCGCGCCGGGCCGGATCGGCGAGTATCTGGGCCTGACCGGCGCGCGCCTGGGGCCGGGCGACGCGATCCACGCGGGTTTTGCCGACCGCTACATCCCCGAGGGCGAATGGCCCGCCGCTATCGACCGGCTGGCCGAGAGCGGCGATGTCGGCACCCTGCCCCAGCACCCCGCCCCGCCGGCCCCGCTGGAGGGCGCCGACCTGTCGGCCTTTGGCGGCGCGCAGGTGGCTGATATCACCGCCGCGCTGGCTGACGCCGGGAACGAGGGCGCGCTGACGCCGCTGCGCCGGAACTCGCCGCTCAGCATGGCGACCGCGCTGGCGATGATCCGGGCCGCCCGCGGCGACCGTCGCATCGAACAATCGCTGGCGCGCGAGTATCGCTTTTCCCATCGCGCCACAGCGCAGGCGGATTTCGTCGAAGGCGTGCGCGCCCAGATCATCGACAAGGACCGCAAGCCTGCCTGGGCCGCGCCATCGGACCGGGCGGCGGTCGATGCGATGCTGGCGCCGCTGGGCACGCGCGAGTTGGATTGGCAGCGGGACGAGGGGTAA
- the mmsB gene encoding 3-hydroxyisobutyrate dehydrogenase: protein MQIGFIGLGNMGGPMAANLARAGHVVTGFDLSVEVPDGVLAAQSAQDAVRDAEVVITMLPSGAILRDVAAQVLPAMRAGTILCDCSTVDVASARDVAAEAQAKGIGALDAPVSGGVGGAAAGTLTFMVGGPPEVFGRVTPLFDVMGSKTVLCGDAGAGQAAKLCNNMILGITMIGTCEAFALASKLGLDAARLFDVVSTSSGSSWSVNTYCPVPGVGPTTPADNDYRPGFAAELMLKDLRLAQDAATGAGADTPLGAMAADLYASFVEAEGGRGRDFSAMLPRFLARAHGQLND from the coding sequence ATGCAAATCGGTTTCATCGGATTGGGCAACATGGGTGGCCCGATGGCCGCGAACCTCGCCCGGGCCGGCCATGTCGTGACCGGGTTCGATCTGTCGGTCGAGGTGCCGGACGGGGTCCTCGCCGCACAAAGCGCGCAGGACGCCGTGCGTGACGCCGAGGTCGTCATCACCATGCTGCCCAGCGGCGCCATTCTGCGCGACGTCGCGGCGCAGGTCCTGCCGGCGATGCGCGCCGGCACGATTCTGTGCGATTGCTCGACCGTCGATGTCGCCAGCGCCCGCGATGTGGCGGCCGAGGCGCAGGCCAAGGGCATCGGCGCGTTGGATGCTCCAGTCTCGGGCGGGGTCGGCGGTGCAGCGGCCGGCACGCTAACCTTCATGGTTGGCGGCCCGCCAGAAGTGTTCGGGCGCGTCACCCCCCTCTTCGACGTGATGGGCAGCAAGACTGTTCTGTGCGGCGATGCCGGGGCGGGTCAGGCCGCAAAGCTGTGCAACAACATGATCCTCGGGATCACCATGATCGGCACCTGCGAGGCGTTTGCACTGGCCAGCAAGCTCGGGCTGGATGCCGCGCGTCTGTTTGACGTGGTCTCCACCTCGTCAGGGTCCAGCTGGTCGGTGAACACGTATTGCCCGGTGCCCGGCGTCGGCCCGACCACCCCAGCCGACAACGATTATCGCCCCGGATTTGCCGCGGAACTGATGCTGAAGGACCTGCGTTTGGCACAAGATGCGGCAACGGGCGCTGGCGCGGACACGCCACTTGGCGCCATGGCCGCCGATCTTTACGCGAGCTTTGTTGAAGCCGAGGGCGGCCGCGGACGTGACTTTTCTGCCATGCTGCCCCGCTTTCTGGCGCGCGCACACGGACAGCTGAATGATTAG
- the recN gene encoding DNA repair protein RecN, producing the protein MLRNLEIRDMLLIDRQALEFGPGLNVLTGETGAGKSILLDCLGFVLGWRGRADVVRVGAAQGEVTAVFSLPAGHPAHELLAEAGLSGDPGEDLILRRTASPDGRKTAYINDRRSSAEVLRSLSDVLVELHGQQDDRGLLNPRCHRALLDAFAGLDLAPLRAAWTARRTAEAAVEAHVAQMAAARAEEDFLRHAVAELDKLDPQPGEDAVLDTRRRAMQGAERIRGDIVKALSALGPQAAEGQLIDASRWLEGASDAAPEGSLDEPIAALGRCLIELGEAASGVEAALADMDFDPSELEAAEERLFAIRALARKHDVLADDLGTLAADLRERLGRLDAGEGDLARLRGAAADAEAAYAEVAQCATAQRTKAAKALDKAMAGELAPLKMERARFETLIEPGEPGPSGQDAVSFSVATNPGAPAGPLDRIASGGELSRFLLALKVCLARGNEAVTMIFDEIDRGVGGATADAVGRRLARLSEDAQVLVVTHAPQVAARAGSHFRVSKAVAGGETRSQVVLLDEAERRDEIARMLAGERITDAARAAADALLAG; encoded by the coding sequence ATGCTGCGGAATCTCGAGATCCGCGACATGCTGCTGATCGACCGGCAGGCGCTGGAGTTTGGCCCGGGCCTGAACGTGCTGACAGGTGAGACAGGCGCGGGAAAGTCGATCCTGCTGGATTGCCTCGGCTTTGTGCTGGGCTGGCGCGGCCGCGCCGATGTCGTGCGCGTGGGTGCTGCGCAAGGCGAGGTTACGGCGGTTTTCTCGCTGCCTGCCGGCCATCCCGCGCATGAACTGCTGGCCGAGGCCGGGCTGTCCGGCGATCCGGGCGAGGACCTGATCCTGCGCCGCACTGCAAGCCCGGACGGGCGCAAGACCGCCTATATCAACGACCGCCGCAGCAGCGCTGAGGTGCTGCGCAGCCTGTCCGATGTCCTGGTCGAATTGCACGGCCAGCAGGACGACCGCGGCCTGTTGAACCCGCGCTGTCATCGGGCGCTGCTGGACGCCTTTGCCGGCCTCGATCTCGCGCCACTTCGCGCCGCCTGGACCGCCCGGCGCACGGCCGAAGCAGCGGTCGAGGCGCATGTCGCCCAGATGGCCGCCGCCCGCGCCGAGGAGGATTTCCTGCGCCACGCCGTGGCCGAGTTGGACAAGCTGGATCCGCAGCCGGGCGAGGATGCCGTTCTGGACACGCGTCGCCGTGCCATGCAAGGGGCCGAGCGGATCCGCGGCGATATCGTCAAGGCGCTGTCGGCCCTCGGGCCGCAGGCCGCGGAGGGCCAGTTGATCGACGCCAGCCGCTGGCTGGAAGGCGCGAGCGACGCCGCGCCAGAGGGCAGCCTGGACGAGCCCATCGCCGCCCTTGGCCGCTGCCTGATCGAACTCGGCGAAGCTGCGTCCGGCGTCGAGGCGGCGCTAGCCGACATGGACTTCGACCCGTCCGAACTGGAGGCGGCGGAGGAGCGGTTGTTCGCCATTCGCGCCTTGGCCCGCAAGCATGATGTGCTGGCCGACGATCTGGGAACGCTCGCCGCCGACCTGCGCGAGCGGCTCGGCCGGCTTGACGCGGGCGAGGGCGATCTGGCCCGCCTGCGCGGCGCGGCCGCCGACGCCGAGGCCGCCTACGCCGAAGTTGCCCAGTGCGCCACCGCCCAGCGGACCAAGGCCGCCAAGGCGCTCGACAAGGCCATGGCCGGCGAGCTGGCGCCGCTGAAGATGGAGCGCGCGCGGTTTGAAACCCTGATCGAGCCGGGCGAGCCGGGCCCTTCCGGGCAGGATGCGGTCAGCTTTTCAGTCGCGACCAACCCCGGTGCGCCGGCCGGGCCGCTGGACAGAATCGCTTCGGGCGGCGAGCTATCGCGTTTCCTGCTGGCGCTGAAGGTCTGCCTCGCGCGGGGCAACGAGGCGGTGACGATGATCTTTGACGAGATCGATCGCGGCGTGGGCGGCGCCACCGCGGACGCCGTCGGGCGTCGTCTGGCGCGGCTGTCCGAGGATGCCCAGGTGCTGGTCGTCACCCACGCCCCGCAGGTCGCGGCGCGTGCCGGGTCCCACTTTCGCGTGTCGAAGGCGGTGGCGGGCGGCGAGACGCGCTCGCAGGTGGTGCTGCTGGATGAGGCCGAGCGGCGGGACGAGATCGCGCGCATGCTCGCGGGCGAGCGGATCACCGATGCGGCGCGCGCCGCAGCTGACGCCCTGCTGGCTGGCTGA
- a CDS encoding outer membrane protein assembly factor BamD, with protein MAGIASKATLVALTVSVALLAGCGQRGGGASGTRAPLDAFTAEQIYKRGEFELENSQRPKEAVYYFSEVERLYPYSDWAKRALIMEAYSYHKARNYEEARGAARRFIDSYPGDDDEAYAKYLLALSYYDQIDDVGRDQGLTFQALQALREVIEQYPDSEYARSAILKFDLSFDHLAAKEMEIGRFYLKGGHYTAAINRFRVVVEEYQTTTHTPEALLRLVEAYLALGLTDEAQTAGAILGHNFQSSPFYGDAFAQLRGRGLAPQARGKSWLTDVYRQVIQGRWL; from the coding sequence ATGGCGGGAATCGCATCCAAGGCAACCCTCGTCGCGCTCACCGTCTCGGTGGCGCTGCTGGCTGGCTGCGGCCAGCGTGGCGGCGGGGCATCGGGCACGCGAGCGCCGCTCGACGCGTTCACCGCCGAGCAGATCTACAAGCGCGGCGAGTTCGAATTGGAAAACTCGCAGCGGCCCAAGGAAGCGGTCTATTACTTCTCGGAAGTCGAGCGGCTGTATCCGTATTCGGACTGGGCCAAGCGCGCCCTGATCATGGAAGCCTACAGCTACCACAAGGCCCGCAACTACGAGGAGGCGCGGGGCGCCGCTCGACGGTTCATCGACAGCTATCCGGGCGATGACGACGAAGCCTACGCGAAATACCTGCTGGCCCTCAGCTATTACGACCAGATCGACGATGTCGGCCGCGACCAGGGCCTGACCTTCCAGGCCCTGCAGGCACTGCGCGAGGTGATCGAGCAGTATCCCGACAGCGAATACGCGCGCAGCGCGATCCTCAAGTTCGACCTGTCCTTCGATCACCTCGCCGCCAAAGAGATGGAGATCGGGCGCTTCTACCTGAAGGGTGGACATTACACGGCGGCGATCAACCGCTTCCGTGTGGTGGTTGAGGAATACCAGACCACGACCCACACCCCCGAGGCGCTCCTGCGCCTGGTCGAAGCCTATCTGGCCCTTGGCCTGACCGACGAGGCACAGACCGCAGGCGCGATCCTGGGTCACAACTTCCAGTCCTCGCCCTTCTATGGTGATGCCTTTGCGCAGCTGCGCGGTCGCGGCCTCGCCCCGCAGGCGCGGGGCAAGAGTTGGCTGACAGACGTCTATCGCCAGGTGATCCAGGGGCGCTGGCTGTAA